DNA from Desulfurispira natronophila:
TTAGCAGAATACCGGGTTCAGAGCTCTTCGCTTTCTTCAAATAAAATCAAATCAATGCTTTGGACATGGAAGATTTATAGAGATGTTGAAGGATTATCTCTCTATAAAAGCGTGCGCTGCTACGTATCATATTTGAAGCATGCAATATTAAAACGATTTTGACGAAGTTTATGGTGAAGTGAAAATGATCTCAGTCATCGGCGGCAGCGGATTCATAGGGACCAGACTCTGCAGATGCCTGGCAGACTCCTGCAAAGATTTTACTATTATTGATAAGGCTCCCAGCGCTGCTTTTGATGAGAGGGGAGCACTGGCTGATGTGCGCTGCGTGAACTCTTTGCGAGCTGCTGTGCCAGGGGAGTCTGTTCTGGTGAATCTGGCGGCAGAGCATCGCGACGATGTGCAGCCCCGGAACTTGTATGATGCCGTAAATGTGGATGGTGCCCGCAATATTTGCACGGTGGCACGGGAGAAGGGGATTCGGCATATTGTGTTTACCAGCAGTGTGGCGGTGTATGGGTTTGCCCCTCCGGGGACGGATGAGTCGGGTGATATCAACTATTTCAATGACTATGGCCGTACCAAGTGGCTGGCGGAAAAGGTGTTCCGTGAATGGCAGGCGGAAGATGCGCTGAACCGAACGCTGGTGATTGTGCGTCCGACGGTGGTTTTTGGCGAGCAGAACCGGGGCAATGTGTATAACCTGCTGCGCCAGGTTGCCAGTGGGAAGTTTGTAATGATTGGTAATGGCAATAACCGCAAGTCCATGGCTTATGTGGAAAATGTGGCTGCTTTTCTGGAGCACTGCCTGACATTTTCCCCTGGCGTGCATGTGTTCAATTACGTCGATAAGCCGGATTTTGATATGAATGCGCTCGTTGGTACGGTGCGGGAGCAGCTGGGAAAAGGACCAGGGGTGGGGGTGCGCTTGCCTTACACTGTTGGCTTGGCTGTGGGATATTTTTTCGACCTTGCTGCTCGCCTGACGGGCAAAACCTTTCCCGTCAGCAGTATCCGCGTGAAGAAATTCTGCGCCACGACGCAGTTTGACACTTCCCTGGGCAGAACCGGCTTTACTCCCCCTGTGGCGCTTTCCGAGGGCTTGCAACGCACCGTGAGCCATGAATTCCTGGAAGATCATGGCGAGGAAACGGAGTTTTTTACGGAATAAAATAGCGGGTAGTAGGTAGCGGGTAGCGGGTAGTGGGTAGTGGGGAGTGGGTAGTGGGGAGTGGGGAGTGGGGAGTGGGTAGTCAGTAATTTTCAGCGGGTAGAGGTTATTCCCCAGCCTCTAATCTGCAGAGAATAAAAGAGCATTGTTCGCGTATTGTGTTGATAAGGGTTGACTCTCTTCGGTTGAAGATCTACATTGAGAGGTAATGTACCAGCCATGCCTCTCAAAGATGCACACTTTGGCGGGTTTTCTTTTGCGCGGGGTTATCTATGGGCGATTACCTGAAGCTTGCCACAACTATTGATGAGCAAATTGTGCGTCTTCAAAGGCGGAATTTGCATATTCCTCTCGCGGAGGCGCAGAGTAATAAAGCCAATCAGCTTCGTTGCCAATCAACCTTCTTTGTGATATGAACATTATAAAAGTAAGCGCATCATCTTGCAAAATGGTTATTAACCCTACCCTCAGGATAACCCTGAGAAAAACAGCTACACTACCAATTTTGACACAATCACCTCTTAAAGGCTGGAGTTATGAGAGATCAAGTTATTAACAGCATTGCGCGTCGTGTTGGGCTTTCGGCTAATGAAATACGCGATCTTAATCCTGTTGATATTGCTAAGCACTTGCAATCAAAGCTGGGGAAAAAGCTTACCTTCAGTTCGGAATTCCCATCTATAGGCCGTGGAAACGTTTTGCGGGATGGCATAAAGACCTCCCAGGTAATTGACGAAGACATTGACCGGATTCTAGACGTAAAATGAAAATCAAAGATGTGTATAGGTTTTATCAGGATTATATAAAGCCTATCTACTCTGAAATAGAGGCACGTCAGAACGACATTCCTGTCGAGTTATTATTTGAAACATATGCTTCTTTTGACCATATCAAGCGTTATTATTTAGACGGCGAAGATGAACATACCGCCTCGATTAAAGCTATTTCACATCTTAAACGAGGTGTGCTGGATGC
Protein-coding regions in this window:
- a CDS encoding NAD-dependent epimerase/dehydratase family protein — protein: MISVIGGSGFIGTRLCRCLADSCKDFTIIDKAPSAAFDERGALADVRCVNSLRAAVPGESVLVNLAAEHRDDVQPRNLYDAVNVDGARNICTVAREKGIRHIVFTSSVAVYGFAPPGTDESGDINYFNDYGRTKWLAEKVFREWQAEDALNRTLVIVRPTVVFGEQNRGNVYNLLRQVASGKFVMIGNGNNRKSMAYVENVAAFLEHCLTFSPGVHVFNYVDKPDFDMNALVGTVREQLGKGPGVGVRLPYTVGLAVGYFFDLAARLTGKTFPVSSIRVKKFCATTQFDTSLGRTGFTPPVALSEGLQRTVSHEFLEDHGEETEFFTE